Sequence from the Phycisphaerales bacterium genome:
ACCGAGCCGCCGTTGTTCCAGGAGCCCGAGTCCTTGGTCACCGCGTGACCCACGCGCTTGAGCAGCGCCTCCGCGTACATGTTCTCGGAGTCCGCGTTGCACCGGCGGAGCACATCCGCGATCGGCGTGTGCACCGCCGCGATCGCGCGACCGCCCGCGAGCGACTCCTGCGGCTGTGCCAGCCGCACGTTCATCCCGCTCGCACCCTGCGAGACCTTGACGCCCGCCTTGCTCACCTGGTGAGCCAGCAGGCGCCCGAAGAACATCGCGGGGTCCTGCAGGGTGATGTCGATTGGCTGCTGCGTCTGGAAACGGACATCGCCGCGGAGGGCGAAGCGGTCCTCGCCCGCCTCCCGCGTGATCCACGCGCTGTTCTTCCCGTCGACGATGGTCCTCGCCCGCACGTCCACCCGTACCCACGGCGCCTCGGGCTCGGTGGAGTACACCGGCGGCGTGCCCGCGCCTTGGATTCCCGGACCAGGGAAGAACGACAGCACGTTGGCGTGGAAGTTCACGCCGCTCACCTGCGCGCAGTACGGCCGGTCGAGCTGGTTGACCGGCCACGAGGGGTGCACGAGCTCGCGGTCGAACACGCGGTCATCCACGATGATCTCGGTCACCTCGGTCATCCCCGACTTCGCGACCGCCGAGGCGAGGGCACCGAGCATGTCGCCCACCGTCAACTTCGGCTGACACTCCTGCAGCACCAGCGGGTCGCCCAGCGCCGGGTCACCCGCACCCCGAACGATCAGGCGCGTCCCATCCCGGATAATTTCGGTTTTGAAGGTGAAGTCCGGCCCGAGCACCGAAACCGCCGCGCCGGTCGTCAGCAGCTTCATGTTCGACGCGGGCGTCAAGGCCACATCCGCGTGCACATCGGCCAGCTCGTCGCCGGTCTCGAGGTCCACGAGGCTGATGCCCACCTGCGTGGGGCCGAGTCTCATGCCCCCGAGCGAGCGGGAGACCTCATCGTTCAGTGAGCGCGGCTGGGCGAGCGCCGTCCCCGCTAGAACCATCATCGTTGCCGCGGCCGCTGCGAGCGCGTGGGGAACCTTCATGGGTGATCTCTGCTCCAAGTTGCAGGTGCGTACGCACACAGATCGGCGAACCGCCGCCGACGGCTGCAACCGCGCCAGAGAGTACCGCGTTATCGCTCCGAGCCGGCCATCCGC
This genomic interval carries:
- the dacB gene encoding D-alanyl-D-alanine carboxypeptidase/D-alanyl-D-alanine-endopeptidase, which gives rise to MKVPHALAAAAATMMVLAGTALAQPRSLNDEVSRSLGGMRLGPTQVGISLVDLETGDELADVHADVALTPASNMKLLTTGAAVSVLGPDFTFKTEIIRDGTRLIVRGAGDPALGDPLVLQECQPKLTVGDMLGALASAVAKSGMTEVTEIIVDDRVFDRELVHPSWPVNQLDRPYCAQVSGVNFHANVLSFFPGPGIQGAGTPPVYSTEPEAPWVRVDVRARTIVDGKNSAWITREAGEDRFALRGDVRFQTQQPIDITLQDPAMFFGRLLAHQVSKAGVKVSQGASGMNVRLAQPQESLAGGRAIAAVHTPIADVLRRCNADSENMYAEALLKRVGHAVTKDSGSWNNGGSVLRMVIGQKLGPTYAASTTISDGSGMSRGNQVSPATFTKWLGEMAEDAKVCEVYTESLARPGMGTLRNRFKDGKLKNELRAKSGYIDGVRCLSGYVINPSTGRRVAFSVMVNDIKTDDQTRDALRLHEAVVKIADQWLTQKSAQPEQVKVGG